In Sulfurisphaera javensis, a single genomic region encodes these proteins:
- a CDS encoding phosphoribosyltransferase yields the protein MVEYFIPKWEEIEEGILYIVEKMVNDNFIPDAIIAVLTGGVIPAKLIADALGVRNIKYIDIKFYKGIESRERKPVIKAVYVDNIENKKVLIIDDVADTGETLDAVSNIITMYNPSLVRLATVYVKPWSRKYPDYYYKILDKWIIFPWDKWEVVRENSQAPVDKKEKYLEILSKLKR from the coding sequence ATGGTTGAATATTTTATACCAAAATGGGAGGAAATAGAGGAAGGGATACTTTATATAGTAGAGAAGATGGTTAATGATAATTTCATTCCAGATGCTATTATAGCAGTACTTACTGGTGGTGTTATTCCAGCAAAGTTAATTGCTGATGCTTTAGGAGTCAGAAACATAAAGTATATTGATATAAAATTCTATAAAGGAATTGAATCAAGAGAGAGAAAACCAGTGATAAAAGCAGTTTATGTTGATAATATAGAGAATAAAAAGGTTCTTATAATTGATGATGTAGCTGATACTGGTGAAACGTTAGATGCTGTTAGTAACATTATAACTATGTATAATCCTTCTCTTGTAAGATTAGCAACTGTATACGTAAAACCTTGGTCTAGAAAATATCCTGATTATTATTATAAGATCTTAGATAAATGGATAATATTCCCATGGGATAAATGGGAAGTAGTTAGAGAAAATAGTCAAGCACCAGTTGATAAAAAAGAGAAATATCTAGAAATTTTAAGTAAACTTAAAAGATAG
- a CDS encoding GTPBP1 family GTP-binding protein, with the protein MNYPKESEDGKIEYKLILSSKDENRLQELASQMKYRLEEGGGEAFYIIGVSDNGEVLGLTENELDKSLQILSKIASIINAKIVHVRKVEAKKGKFIAEVLIRIHRDKIPVQVNIAVMGHVNAGKSTLTGALIFGKLDDGNGTLRALVAKHVHEVITGRTSSITLRVLGLKDNGEVVNWNLRDPLDEADVTINSSKIIRLVDLGGHERYLRTTLKGLLGYEINYVMLVVGADDGLSAMGKEHLAVASILRFPIFIVITKVDKYGKERINEIVNDIKNVLRIPGINRLVMEVEGEEDILNAILAMRTGRVVPIFKVSNVTGEGLGLLVKFLNMLPPKNKIEKMNNSQPPLVYIDEIYNVSGVGTVVLGSVIRGSISANETYYVGPTKFGEFKPVKVKSIQLNRIFVDSVNPGSIATFAIQGVEKDVLRKGMVLVKGETKAYRKFKAKVIVLHHPTTIREGYVATLHLYTIRQAVKFEKISKKYLRTGDSSEVILSFLYRPEYIEKDQIFVFREGRTRGLGIITELID; encoded by the coding sequence ATGAACTATCCTAAAGAAAGTGAAGATGGAAAGATAGAGTATAAGCTTATCCTCAGTAGTAAAGATGAAAATAGGTTACAAGAATTAGCTTCTCAAATGAAATATAGACTTGAAGAAGGTGGTGGTGAAGCCTTTTACATTATTGGAGTAAGTGATAATGGAGAGGTTTTAGGCTTAACAGAAAATGAACTTGATAAAAGCTTACAGATATTGTCTAAAATAGCTTCAATTATAAATGCTAAAATAGTTCATGTTAGAAAAGTTGAAGCTAAGAAAGGAAAGTTCATTGCTGAAGTCTTAATAAGAATTCATAGGGATAAAATTCCAGTTCAGGTAAACATAGCTGTTATGGGTCATGTGAATGCTGGTAAAAGTACGTTAACTGGTGCTCTTATCTTTGGAAAATTAGATGATGGAAATGGAACCTTAAGAGCCTTAGTTGCTAAGCATGTACATGAAGTTATAACTGGAAGAACATCTTCTATTACATTAAGAGTTTTAGGCTTAAAAGATAATGGTGAGGTAGTAAATTGGAATTTAAGAGATCCTTTAGATGAAGCAGATGTTACAATAAATAGTTCTAAGATAATTCGTCTAGTTGATTTGGGAGGTCACGAAAGATATTTGAGGACTACATTAAAGGGATTATTAGGTTATGAAATAAATTACGTTATGTTAGTTGTTGGTGCAGATGATGGCTTATCAGCTATGGGAAAAGAACATTTAGCAGTAGCTTCTATTTTACGTTTTCCTATATTTATTGTGATAACTAAAGTTGATAAATATGGTAAAGAGAGAATTAATGAAATAGTTAACGATATTAAAAATGTTCTTAGAATCCCTGGTATAAATAGATTAGTTATGGAAGTGGAAGGAGAAGAAGACATTCTAAACGCAATTTTAGCTATGAGGACGGGAAGAGTTGTACCAATATTTAAAGTTTCTAATGTAACTGGTGAAGGATTAGGTTTACTCGTTAAATTCCTTAACATGTTACCACCAAAGAATAAAATTGAAAAAATGAATAATTCTCAACCTCCTTTAGTTTATATTGATGAGATATACAATGTTAGTGGTGTTGGTACAGTGGTCTTAGGTTCTGTTATAAGGGGAAGTATATCAGCAAATGAAACCTATTACGTAGGTCCTACAAAGTTTGGTGAATTTAAACCTGTAAAAGTTAAGTCTATTCAGCTTAATAGAATATTCGTTGATAGTGTAAATCCTGGAAGCATAGCAACTTTTGCTATTCAAGGTGTTGAGAAAGATGTATTAAGAAAAGGAATGGTTTTAGTTAAAGGAGAGACAAAGGCTTATAGGAAATTTAAAGCAAAGGTCATTGTATTGCATCATCCTACAACGATTAGGGAGGGATATGTTGCAACGTTACATTTATATACTATAAGGCAGGCTGTAAAGTTTGAAAAGATTTCTAAGAAGTATTTAAGAACAGGAGATTCCTCAGAAGTAATCCTTTCCTTCTTATACAGGCCAGAATATATTGAAAAAGATCAGATATTCGTATTTAGAGAAGGAAGAACAAGAGGACTTGGTATAATAACTGAGTTAATTGATTAA
- the mce gene encoding methylmalonyl-CoA epimerase has translation METQNIDHIGIAVENIEEAIKFYTEKLGMKLVHRETLEDRGLKVAFLTGKDGETAIELLEPINHEDMNNTVAKFIKNRGQGLHHLAVRVENIEASLKELESQGIQLVDKKPRPGARGHLVAFVHPKSVMGVLLELVQPRE, from the coding sequence ATGGAGACACAAAATATTGATCATATAGGTATAGCTGTTGAAAACATAGAAGAAGCAATAAAGTTTTATACAGAGAAATTAGGCATGAAGCTTGTACATAGAGAAACGTTGGAAGACAGAGGATTAAAGGTAGCATTTTTAACTGGAAAAGATGGTGAGACAGCAATTGAACTACTTGAGCCAATAAATCATGAAGATATGAATAACACTGTGGCGAAGTTTATAAAAAATAGGGGGCAAGGATTACATCATTTGGCTGTAAGAGTAGAAAATATCGAAGCTTCACTTAAAGAATTAGAATCGCAAGGTATTCAATTAGTTGATAAAAAGCCTAGACCCGGAGCGAGAGGTCATTTAGTTGCTTTTGTCCATCCAAAAAGCGTGATGGGAGTTTTATTAGAGTTGGTCCAACCAAGAGAATAA
- a CDS encoding phytoene desaturase family protein, whose product MYDVIIIGGGHNGLVTASYLAKEGLKVAVFERRHIIGGAAVTEELWPGIKVSTASYVFSLFRKKIIDDLKLYNFGLKVYLKDPGLFVPFGNGKSITIWTSVKKTQKEIEKFSKKDAIAYERFSKILDTFSDIADFLILNRPLSFSEVEELFKVFRGLNIDENTALTIARMFFQDGRSFLDEFFESEEVKSALIEDAVVGTYASPSTPGTAYVLLHHNFGEINGIKGAWGYVEGGMGSVSNALRKVAEYYSAEIFTNSEVDEIIVKNNEAKGIKLKNGKVIESKIVVSNADPKTTFLKLLKNVELEEEFIKKIKSLKTTGVSFKINGYLEELPDFGYGTSLRPEHIASELIIPNVDYVEKAYIDSKVFGYSKEPWLSINIPSTVDPTLAPQGKFVFTIFGQYVPYSSDLDNLKDKIAEITIEKVREYAPNFKPIKYEILTPLDIERRFGIWGGNIFHLDMTPDQLYFFRPIIGYSDYRTPIKNLYLCGSGTHPGGGVTGAPGYNAAKEILKDIKH is encoded by the coding sequence ATTTACGATGTTATAATTATAGGTGGAGGACATAACGGATTAGTTACTGCTTCATATTTAGCAAAAGAAGGACTAAAAGTCGCTGTATTCGAGAGAAGGCACATAATTGGAGGAGCTGCTGTAACTGAAGAACTATGGCCAGGGATAAAAGTTTCTACTGCCTCTTATGTTTTTAGTCTATTTAGGAAAAAAATTATTGATGATCTAAAGCTATACAATTTTGGTCTTAAAGTATATTTAAAAGATCCAGGTTTGTTTGTTCCATTCGGAAATGGGAAAAGCATAACTATTTGGACCTCAGTGAAGAAAACACAAAAAGAGATTGAAAAATTTTCTAAAAAAGACGCTATAGCTTATGAAAGATTTTCTAAGATATTAGATACTTTTTCTGATATTGCTGATTTTCTAATATTAAATAGACCTTTAAGTTTTAGTGAAGTAGAGGAGCTTTTCAAGGTCTTCAGAGGATTAAACATAGATGAAAATACTGCGCTTACAATTGCTAGAATGTTCTTCCAAGATGGTAGATCATTCCTTGATGAATTTTTTGAAAGTGAAGAAGTTAAATCAGCATTAATTGAAGATGCTGTAGTAGGTACTTATGCTTCTCCTTCAACCCCTGGAACTGCATATGTTTTGCTTCATCACAATTTTGGAGAGATCAATGGTATAAAGGGAGCTTGGGGTTATGTAGAAGGAGGAATGGGTAGTGTATCAAATGCATTAAGGAAAGTAGCTGAATATTACAGTGCTGAAATATTTACAAATTCTGAAGTTGATGAGATTATAGTGAAGAATAATGAGGCTAAAGGCATTAAATTAAAAAATGGAAAAGTTATTGAAAGTAAAATTGTCGTATCTAATGCTGATCCAAAAACGACTTTCCTGAAATTACTTAAAAATGTAGAATTGGAAGAAGAGTTTATAAAGAAAATAAAATCATTAAAAACTACTGGTGTTTCATTTAAAATTAATGGATATCTTGAAGAATTACCGGATTTTGGCTATGGAACTTCTTTAAGACCAGAGCATATTGCCTCGGAGTTAATAATTCCCAACGTAGATTATGTTGAAAAGGCTTATATAGATTCAAAAGTTTTTGGTTATTCTAAAGAACCTTGGCTATCAATAAATATTCCATCTACTGTAGATCCAACTTTAGCTCCTCAGGGGAAATTTGTTTTTACGATCTTTGGACAATACGTTCCTTATAGTAGTGACCTAGACAATTTAAAAGATAAAATTGCTGAAATCACAATTGAAAAAGTAAGAGAATACGCGCCTAACTTTAAGCCAATTAAGTATGAAATACTTACTCCTTTAGATATCGAAAGAAGATTTGGAATTTGGGGAGGCAACATTTTCCACCTTGATATGACTCCAGATCAATTATACTTCTTTAGGCCAATAATCGGGTATTCAGACTATAGAACACCTATAAAGAACTTATATCTATGCGGATCTGGAACTCATCCAGGAGGAGGCGTTACTGGAGCTCCTGGTTATAATGCAGCAAAGGAGATTTTGAAAGACATTAAACATTAA
- the hsp20 gene encoding archaeal heat shock protein Hsp20 has product MSKKYRDPFDLFDELFREIEEEFERFEKEFMRLGKEEGAKVYGPYVYGFRITVGPDGKPKIEEFGNVKNFKGQPIISEEREPLVDVIEKNDEVRVIAEVPGVNKDQIKVRVSGNKLIIQAQGEDRKYYKEVELPTDVDEKSAKATYNNGVLQVVMKKKPQQETGTEVKIE; this is encoded by the coding sequence ATGTCCAAGAAGTATAGAGATCCATTTGATTTATTTGATGAGTTATTTAGAGAGATAGAAGAAGAATTTGAAAGGTTTGAAAAAGAATTTATGAGGCTCGGGAAAGAAGAAGGAGCAAAAGTTTATGGACCTTATGTTTATGGCTTTAGAATTACTGTAGGTCCAGATGGTAAACCTAAGATTGAGGAATTTGGCAATGTTAAGAATTTTAAAGGACAACCGATAATAAGTGAAGAAAGAGAACCATTAGTAGATGTTATAGAGAAGAACGATGAAGTAAGAGTAATTGCTGAAGTGCCTGGTGTAAATAAAGATCAAATTAAAGTAAGAGTGTCTGGAAATAAGTTAATAATTCAAGCACAAGGTGAAGATAGAAAGTATTATAAAGAAGTTGAGCTTCCGACTGACGTTGATGAAAAGAGTGCTAAAGCAACTTATAATAACGGAGTACTTCAAGTAGTTATGAAAAAGAAGCCACAACAAGAGACAGGTACTGAAGTTAAGATTGAATAG
- a CDS encoding CoxG family protein, translated as MKFEGEVQVPITSDKLWEYITQPEKIASCFPGLKNFSKEGDEYKVVGTTGIGFIKGDYKASVKFSQIDDKTRTVGLIAKGNGLNSNVDINATINVLDNPTRLKYTADVKISGILASVGARLMDSAVNKILNDLFECIKTKASSE; from the coding sequence ATGAAGTTTGAAGGAGAAGTACAAGTCCCTATTACTTCTGATAAATTATGGGAATATATTACACAGCCGGAAAAAATAGCTTCTTGCTTTCCTGGTTTAAAGAATTTTTCAAAAGAGGGAGATGAATATAAAGTTGTAGGTACAACTGGTATAGGATTTATAAAGGGGGACTATAAAGCTTCTGTAAAATTCTCTCAAATAGACGATAAGACAAGAACTGTAGGTTTAATTGCAAAGGGAAACGGATTAAATAGTAATGTTGATATTAATGCTACAATTAACGTTTTAGATAATCCAACAAGACTTAAATATACTGCAGATGTGAAGATTAGCGGTATACTAGCTTCTGTAGGAGCTAGATTAATGGATTCTGCTGTTAACAAAATTTTAAATGATCTATTTGAATGTATTAAAACAAAGGCGAGTAGTGAATGA
- a CDS encoding methylmalonyl-CoA mutase, with protein sequence MDIEDKIKDSYQQWEEKVLKPWLSKRAERKQTFTTPSGIEVKRLYTPLDLRGSYEEKIGYPGQYPFTRGIYPTMYRGRLWTIRQYAGFGSAEDTNDRFRKLLQAGQTGLSMAFDLPTQLGLDPDHILAFTEVGVVGVSMFHWKEMDIVMNGIPLDKVTTSMTINATAIELLSMYVATAESRGIDRKVLDGTVQNDILKEYIARKNFIYPPEPSMRYAIDLIEYSAKNIPKWYPISISGYHIREAGADAVLEVAFTLADGIEYVRKTMERGIPVDDFAPKLSFFFAGYTNIFEEVAKFRAARRMWAKIMKEWFGAKKQESMMLRFHTQTGGAELTAQQPEINIIRTTLQALAAVLGGTQSLHVNSYDEALALPSEKAAKIAIRVQQIIAYESGAADTIDPLAGSYFIEALTDEIEDKAWKIIEKIENMGGMMKAIEKGYPQAEIAESAYRLQKKIESGDMVKVGVNMFYEPDWIGTTEVFRVNPEVRNRVIERLKKYRSERDEIKWRDSLNALRKAAEKENENLFPYILNAIKAGATVGEISGTLREIWGEYKEPAIF encoded by the coding sequence TTGGATATAGAGGATAAAATTAAAGACAGTTATCAACAATGGGAAGAAAAAGTATTAAAACCATGGTTGAGCAAGAGAGCAGAGAGGAAACAGACTTTTACCACCCCCTCTGGTATTGAAGTAAAAAGATTGTATACTCCTCTTGACCTTAGAGGATCGTATGAAGAGAAGATAGGATACCCCGGTCAGTATCCATTCACAAGAGGAATTTACCCTACAATGTATAGGGGAAGATTATGGACAATTAGACAATATGCTGGTTTTGGATCAGCAGAAGATACAAATGATAGATTTAGAAAATTATTACAAGCTGGTCAGACTGGTTTAAGTATGGCTTTTGACCTACCTACACAATTAGGACTAGATCCAGATCACATATTAGCATTTACAGAAGTAGGTGTTGTTGGAGTTTCGATGTTTCATTGGAAAGAGATGGACATTGTAATGAACGGAATTCCATTAGACAAAGTAACAACTTCAATGACAATAAATGCAACAGCAATTGAATTACTCTCAATGTATGTGGCCACAGCAGAATCTAGAGGAATAGATAGAAAAGTCCTAGATGGTACAGTACAAAACGATATTCTTAAAGAATATATTGCAAGAAAGAACTTTATTTATCCACCAGAACCATCAATGAGATATGCTATTGACTTAATTGAGTATTCTGCAAAGAATATTCCTAAATGGTACCCAATTAGTATTAGCGGTTACCACATAAGAGAAGCCGGTGCTGATGCAGTATTAGAAGTAGCATTTACATTAGCAGACGGAATAGAATACGTTAGGAAGACAATGGAAAGGGGAATTCCAGTTGACGATTTTGCTCCAAAACTCTCTTTCTTCTTTGCTGGTTATACTAACATATTTGAAGAAGTAGCAAAGTTTAGAGCAGCAAGAAGAATGTGGGCAAAGATTATGAAAGAGTGGTTTGGAGCAAAGAAGCAAGAGTCTATGATGCTTAGATTTCATACACAAACTGGTGGGGCAGAGTTAACAGCTCAACAACCAGAAATAAACATAATAAGAACTACATTACAAGCTTTAGCTGCAGTCTTAGGAGGAACTCAGAGCTTGCACGTAAATTCTTATGATGAAGCTTTAGCTTTACCAAGTGAGAAAGCTGCAAAGATTGCAATAAGGGTTCAACAAATAATAGCTTATGAAAGTGGTGCAGCAGACACTATTGACCCCTTGGCTGGCTCATATTTCATTGAAGCATTAACAGATGAAATTGAAGATAAAGCATGGAAGATAATTGAAAAAATTGAAAATATGGGAGGAATGATGAAAGCAATAGAAAAAGGCTATCCGCAGGCTGAAATTGCTGAAAGTGCTTACAGACTTCAAAAGAAGATTGAAAGCGGAGACATGGTTAAAGTTGGGGTAAATATGTTCTATGAACCAGATTGGATTGGAACAACAGAAGTATTCAGAGTAAACCCAGAAGTTAGAAATAGGGTGATAGAACGTTTAAAGAAGTATAGGAGTGAAAGAGATGAGATAAAGTGGAGAGACTCCCTAAATGCATTAAGAAAAGCTGCCGAAAAAGAAAATGAAAACTTATTCCCATACATACTAAATGCAATTAAAGCTGGGGCTACTGTTGGAGAAATCAGTGGAACTCTAAGAGAAATATGGGGAGAGTATAAAGAACCAGCTATCTTTTAA
- the cutC gene encoding glyceraldehyde dehydrogenase subunit gamma produces the protein MKVINSDEKVKITLKINGEKYETEVEPRRLLVHVLRELGFTGVHIGCDTSNCGACTIIMNGKSVKSCTVLAVEADGAEILTVEGLAKDGKLHPIQEAFWENHALQCGYCTPGMIMEAYWLLKEKPNPTEEEIREGISGNLCRCTGYQNIVKAIKAAAEKLSQTPYPHQ, from the coding sequence ATGAAAGTGATAAATTCTGATGAAAAAGTTAAAATTACTTTGAAAATTAACGGAGAAAAATATGAGACTGAGGTAGAACCTAGAAGGTTATTAGTTCATGTTCTCAGAGAATTAGGATTCACTGGAGTACATATAGGGTGTGATACTTCGAACTGTGGAGCATGCACAATTATAATGAATGGAAAATCTGTAAAATCTTGTACAGTATTAGCCGTTGAAGCCGATGGAGCTGAGATATTAACAGTTGAAGGATTAGCAAAAGATGGAAAACTTCACCCCATTCAAGAAGCTTTCTGGGAAAACCACGCATTACAATGCGGTTACTGTACGCCAGGGATGATAATGGAGGCTTACTGGTTGTTAAAAGAAAAGCCTAACCCTACGGAGGAAGAAATAAGAGAAGGAATATCTGGGAATCTTTGTAGATGTACTGGTTATCAAAATATTGTGAAAGCAATTAAGGCTGCTGCAGAGAAATTAAGTCAGACTCCGTATCCACATCAATAA
- a CDS encoding SRPBCC domain-containing protein, giving the protein MKLQGKIKINDISKAEDFISSYHNLLRCVPGVKEIDGNRFTAKSKIGFLTIETDGEVKAFNKGDNWSETVIEIIGAGVKAIVRSLVKIQDHELVYDVDYDVDVQIPALKNFVEKQVSQLTKQILECTAQAVS; this is encoded by the coding sequence ATGAAATTACAAGGAAAAATAAAAATAAATGACATAAGTAAGGCTGAAGATTTTATTTCGAGTTATCATAACTTGTTACGTTGTGTACCTGGAGTAAAAGAAATTGATGGAAATAGGTTTACTGCAAAAAGTAAAATAGGTTTTTTGACTATTGAAACTGATGGCGAAGTAAAGGCCTTTAACAAAGGGGATAATTGGTCAGAAACTGTAATAGAAATTATTGGTGCTGGTGTTAAAGCTATAGTTAGAAGTTTAGTTAAAATTCAAGACCATGAATTAGTCTATGACGTTGACTATGATGTTGACGTTCAAATTCCAGCTTTAAAAAATTTCGTAGAAAAGCAAGTCTCCCAATTAACAAAACAAATTTTAGAATGCACAGCTCAAGCAGTATCTTAA
- a CDS encoding NTP transferase domain-containing protein: MRIGAVILAAGEAKRFGKNKLIQQFLGKPILIRVIEAVNFLDRVVIVGKYANELLPLLENEIVIYNPKWMLGISESIKLGVRFFQDYDGILILLGDMPLLTKETIQKIISSFKESCSAVIPVYQNARGNPVLISKKLYGDLMSLSGDIGAREILKKRNDVCLIECGKEVIIDVDTESDLISLQQP; the protein is encoded by the coding sequence ATGAGAATTGGTGCTGTTATACTTGCTGCTGGAGAAGCTAAAAGATTTGGAAAAAATAAGTTGATTCAGCAATTCTTAGGAAAACCAATACTAATTAGGGTTATAGAAGCGGTTAATTTCTTAGATAGGGTCGTAATAGTAGGAAAGTATGCTAATGAACTATTACCATTATTAGAAAATGAAATAGTGATTTATAATCCTAAATGGATGCTGGGTATAAGCGAATCAATAAAATTGGGAGTAAGATTTTTTCAAGATTATGATGGTATTCTTATTTTGCTAGGAGATATGCCATTGTTAACAAAAGAAACCATACAAAAAATAATATCAAGTTTTAAAGAATCTTGTTCAGCGGTTATTCCTGTTTATCAAAACGCTAGAGGTAATCCCGTACTTATTTCTAAAAAACTTTATGGAGATTTAATGTCATTAAGTGGTGATATTGGAGCAAGAGAAATACTGAAAAAACGAAATGACGTGTGCTTGATCGAATGTGGAAAAGAAGTCATTATTGATGTGGATACGGAGTCTGACTTAATTTCTCTGCAGCAGCCTTAA
- a CDS encoding ZPR1 zinc finger domain-containing protein, with the protein MSEPKLLYEGKHVCPMCHKETLIIREYAYDAPKVGKLELSVWECENCGFRVRDVKPIEFLSPIRLEYKVEKEEDLNTIIYRSAFANVFIPELGVEITASTAYQGVLSTIEGILEIIIDQIEECNEETCKELFEAKEGKRKFTLIIEDPSGLSFIQSDKVIIKKLEESIQS; encoded by the coding sequence ATGAGTGAACCTAAATTACTTTATGAAGGAAAACATGTTTGCCCAATGTGTCATAAAGAAACCTTAATAATCAGAGAATATGCATATGATGCCCCTAAAGTAGGAAAATTAGAACTTTCTGTTTGGGAATGCGAAAATTGTGGCTTTAGAGTTAGAGATGTAAAACCCATAGAATTTCTTTCCCCAATTAGACTAGAGTACAAAGTGGAAAAAGAAGAGGACTTAAATACTATTATTTATAGATCTGCTTTTGCTAATGTGTTTATTCCAGAATTAGGAGTTGAAATAACAGCTAGCACAGCATATCAGGGTGTATTATCTACCATAGAAGGAATCCTTGAAATCATAATAGATCAAATAGAAGAATGTAATGAAGAAACTTGCAAAGAATTATTTGAAGCCAAGGAAGGAAAAAGAAAATTCACTTTAATAATAGAAGATCCAAGTGGATTAAGCTTTATACAAAGTGACAAAGTAATAATAAAAAAACTTGAGGAATCTATTCAATCTTAA
- a CDS encoding alkaline phosphatase family protein: MSITYPDYNGNSIYNLACGIADFLGVKRECKGNKINIAGKKLALVLLDGLGYNMLRSVGYEVENKITTVFPSTTSTVITTLFTALLPAEHGILGYNTFSKRLGGIANALKYTYPAIGDRDAVSENIKFSNAFPSVKSYLSEVKDKKTASVVPKGIENTEFTMATHGKVSTTKIYSTYWDALYEFSNILTDYDFVYFYLPDIDTLAHKYGPSSIPVKQAIRDIFEGVRQIAYSHKDYTFIIVADHGHVDVSSHVLLNNDSELLDMLYLPPYGDSRALFFLTKYELKTYLYHKYPELKVFDKNDFEKLVGGDKINADYIAVPLDNKAYIYSFRDQTDDYAKLKGHHGGLSEDEMYIPMVVING, encoded by the coding sequence ATGAGTATAACTTACCCAGATTATAATGGAAATAGTATTTATAATTTAGCTTGTGGAATTGCTGATTTCCTTGGTGTAAAGAGAGAATGCAAGGGGAATAAAATAAATATTGCTGGTAAAAAATTAGCTTTAGTACTTCTAGATGGGCTAGGATACAATATGCTTAGGAGTGTCGGCTATGAAGTAGAGAATAAGATAACTACAGTATTTCCCTCAACGACATCAACAGTTATAACTACTTTATTTACAGCCTTACTCCCAGCGGAGCATGGAATACTTGGTTATAATACTTTTTCAAAGAGGTTAGGAGGAATAGCTAATGCTTTAAAGTACACTTACCCAGCAATAGGAGATCGAGATGCTGTTAGTGAAAATATTAAGTTTTCAAATGCTTTTCCATCAGTTAAGAGCTATCTTTCTGAAGTTAAAGATAAAAAGACAGCATCTGTGGTCCCTAAAGGAATTGAAAACACTGAATTTACAATGGCTACACATGGAAAAGTTAGCACAACAAAGATATACTCTACTTACTGGGACGCACTTTACGAATTCTCAAACATTTTGACTGATTATGATTTTGTATATTTTTACTTACCAGATATCGATACCTTAGCCCATAAATATGGTCCTTCAAGCATTCCAGTTAAGCAAGCTATCAGAGATATATTTGAAGGAGTAAGGCAAATAGCTTATAGTCACAAGGATTACACTTTTATAATAGTTGCAGATCACGGTCATGTCGATGTATCTTCTCACGTTTTACTAAACAATGATTCTGAACTACTGGATATGCTATATCTTCCACCATATGGTGATTCGAGGGCTTTGTTTTTCTTAACTAAATACGAGCTAAAAACTTATCTTTATCATAAATATCCAGAACTAAAAGTATTTGATAAAAATGATTTCGAAAAGTTAGTAGGAGGAGATAAGATAAATGCTGATTATATAGCTGTTCCCCTAGATAATAAGGCTTATATTTATTCCTTTAGAGACCAAACTGATGACTACGCAAAATTAAAAGGTCACCATGGTGGTTTATCTGAAGATGAAATGTATATTCCAATGGTGGTAATAAATGGTTGA